The following coding sequences are from one Pseudonocardia sp. EC080619-01 window:
- a CDS encoding universal stress protein, producing MSVLVAVSAGAEGRAARTAGATEAELLGTALVLLNLTLEPISDAGPGVTVLERRGPGDRDPADAVLDEIDERGDVQRLVIGLRRRNRLSKALLGSISQRLLLESPVPVVAVKPEG from the coding sequence ATGAGCGTGCTCGTCGCCGTGAGCGCCGGGGCCGAGGGCCGGGCGGCCCGGACGGCCGGTGCCACCGAGGCCGAACTGCTCGGCACCGCGCTGGTGCTGCTGAACCTGACCCTGGAGCCGATCTCCGACGCCGGGCCGGGCGTCACCGTCCTGGAGCGCCGCGGCCCCGGGGACCGCGACCCCGCCGACGCCGTCCTCGACGAGATCGACGAGCGCGGCGACGTGCAGCGCCTCGTCATCGGGCTGCGCCGCCGCAACCGCCTGAGCAAGGCGCTGCTCGGCAGCATCTCGCAGCGGCTGCTGCTGGAGAGCCCGGTCCCCGTCGTCGCCGTGAAGCCGGAGGGCTGA
- a CDS encoding cytochrome P450, with protein MTAVQYDPFDPDFYPADPFSVYRRMRDEAPVHYSERYGWYALTRFDDVRDAITDADTFRSFEGMDIDDSRLEHVPPGSIGSMDNPRHDQVRQVVQPFFVPRRVAHLEEGVRGVVRELVSSWAGRDRIDIGEELAWPMPFDVFFHLMGFPGRAEATDADRAHRAQLEHWTHELKDRVPGTPHLGPKAKVATPKVQQYFVDVLESRRRRGRDDLMTTMVHAEIDGEPFVPGEITPVSEISGLMMILFLGGVESTAGLVTTMFKLLAENPDQLALLRSDPSLIPAAVEETMRWATPLQLTARTTAREVTLHDVTLPAGSRVVLVPGAANRDDRRFPDPDRFDITRPPGRHVGFGEGVHGCLGAPLARLEARIALEEALPLLGNFALDGEPRFYASSPNMYVWKTMPLALDAPVPSAPEPSRRRPAPRAEPEIEATVVAKETVSDGVVTLTLRAADGAPLPGWAPGAHADLVCGGAQARQYSLCGDPADTGTWRLGVLREADGRGTSRHVHDTLAAGDTVRLRGPRNNFPLACSRRYLFVAGGIGITAVLPMIAAVDALGADWHLVYGGRRRASMAFLDELARYGDRVSVVPQDEAGLLDLDTLLGTPRDDTLVYCCGPEPLLAAVEQRCAGWPDGALHVERFSPKPQAGPRRSTAFEVELVRTGVTLTVPPERSVLDVVESAGATVLSSCAEGTCGTCETPVLAGEVDHRDSVLDDGERARGDCMMICVSRSCSDRLVLDL; from the coding sequence ATGACGGCAGTCCAGTACGACCCGTTCGACCCGGACTTCTATCCGGCCGATCCGTTCTCGGTGTACCGGCGGATGCGCGACGAGGCGCCGGTCCACTACAGCGAGCGCTACGGCTGGTACGCGCTGACCCGGTTCGACGACGTGCGCGACGCCATCACCGACGCGGACACCTTCCGCAGCTTCGAGGGCATGGACATCGACGACTCCCGGCTCGAGCACGTCCCGCCGGGCTCGATCGGGTCGATGGACAACCCGCGCCACGACCAGGTCCGCCAGGTCGTGCAGCCGTTCTTCGTGCCGCGCCGGGTCGCCCACCTGGAGGAGGGCGTCCGCGGTGTCGTCCGGGAGCTCGTGTCGTCGTGGGCGGGCCGGGACCGGATCGACATCGGCGAGGAGCTCGCCTGGCCGATGCCGTTCGACGTGTTCTTCCACCTGATGGGGTTCCCCGGCCGGGCCGAGGCGACCGACGCCGACCGGGCCCACCGCGCGCAGCTCGAGCACTGGACGCACGAGCTCAAGGACCGCGTCCCCGGCACCCCGCACCTGGGCCCGAAGGCGAAGGTGGCCACGCCGAAGGTCCAGCAGTACTTCGTCGACGTGCTCGAGTCGCGCCGCCGCCGGGGCCGCGACGACCTCATGACGACGATGGTGCACGCCGAGATCGACGGCGAGCCGTTCGTGCCGGGCGAGATCACCCCGGTCTCCGAGATCAGCGGCCTGATGATGATCCTCTTCCTCGGCGGGGTGGAGTCCACCGCCGGGCTGGTCACCACGATGTTCAAGCTCCTCGCCGAGAACCCGGACCAGCTCGCGCTGCTGCGCTCCGACCCGTCGCTGATCCCGGCCGCGGTCGAGGAGACGATGCGCTGGGCGACCCCGCTGCAGCTCACCGCCCGCACCACCGCGCGCGAGGTGACCCTGCACGACGTCACCCTCCCGGCGGGCTCGCGGGTCGTGCTGGTCCCCGGTGCGGCCAACCGCGACGACCGCCGCTTCCCCGATCCCGACCGGTTCGACATCACCCGCCCGCCCGGCCGGCACGTCGGGTTCGGCGAGGGCGTGCACGGCTGCCTCGGCGCGCCGCTGGCCCGGCTGGAGGCGCGGATCGCCCTGGAGGAGGCGCTGCCCCTGCTCGGGAACTTCGCCCTCGACGGCGAGCCGCGCTTCTACGCCAGCAGCCCGAACATGTACGTCTGGAAGACGATGCCGCTCGCGCTCGACGCGCCGGTGCCGTCCGCGCCGGAACCGTCGCGCCGCCGCCCCGCGCCGCGGGCCGAGCCCGAGATCGAGGCGACGGTCGTCGCCAAGGAGACCGTGTCCGACGGCGTCGTGACCCTGACCCTGCGGGCCGCCGACGGTGCGCCGCTGCCCGGGTGGGCGCCGGGCGCGCACGCCGACCTCGTCTGCGGCGGGGCGCAGGCCCGGCAGTACTCGCTGTGCGGCGACCCGGCCGACACCGGTACCTGGCGGCTCGGCGTGCTCCGCGAGGCGGACGGGCGTGGCACCTCCCGGCACGTGCACGACACCCTCGCCGCGGGCGACACCGTGCGGCTGCGCGGGCCCCGCAACAACTTCCCGCTGGCCTGCTCGCGCCGCTACCTGTTCGTCGCGGGCGGCATCGGGATCACCGCCGTCCTGCCGATGATCGCCGCCGTGGACGCGCTCGGCGCGGACTGGCACCTCGTCTACGGCGGGCGGCGGCGGGCGTCGATGGCGTTCCTCGACGAGCTCGCCCGCTACGGCGACCGGGTCTCGGTCGTCCCGCAGGACGAGGCCGGATTGCTCGACCTGGACACGCTGCTGGGCACGCCGCGCGACGACACGCTCGTCTACTGCTGCGGGCCGGAGCCGCTGCTCGCGGCGGTGGAGCAGCGGTGCGCGGGCTGGCCGGACGGCGCGCTGCACGTCGAACGGTTCAGCCCGAAGCCGCAGGCCGGACCGCGGCGCAGCACGGCGTTCGAGGTGGAGCTGGTCCGGACCGGGGTGACCCTGACCGTGCCGCCGGAACGGTCGGTGCTCGACGTCGTCGAGTCCGCGGGCGCGACGGTGCTCTCGTCGTGTGCGGAGGGCACCTGCGGCACCTGCGAGACCCCGGTGCTCGCCGGCGAGGTCGACCACCGTGACTCGGTCCTCGACGACGGGGAGCGGGCCCGCGGCGACTGCATGATGATCTGCGTGTCCCGGTCCTGCTCGGACCGGCTGGTGCTGGACCTGTGA
- a CDS encoding class I fructose-bisphosphate aldolase, with amino-acid sequence MNFARNYDEVREIRALAPERIPALLASRRRRPFVPADGRLMIVAADHPARGALSARGRADAMASRPELLDRLVTALRRPGVDGVLGTADVLEDLLLLGALEGKVVVSSMNRGGLQGSVFELDDRLTGYDVRGTVDAGFEAIKMLTRIDPADPASVATLETCAQVVTEANRAALVAMVEPFWSRRVDGHVVNDLSPEAVIRSVHVAQGLGASSAYTWMKLPVVDEMERVMEATTLPTLLLGGDPTTSPDETYASWKAALELPSVRGLIVGRALLYPEDGDVGAAVDTAVSLVRPQEVRAA; translated from the coding sequence GTGAACTTCGCGCGGAACTACGACGAGGTCCGCGAGATCCGCGCCCTCGCCCCCGAGCGCATCCCGGCGCTGCTGGCGTCGCGGCGGCGGCGCCCGTTCGTCCCCGCCGACGGCCGGCTGATGATCGTCGCCGCGGACCACCCGGCCCGCGGGGCGCTGTCCGCCCGTGGCCGCGCCGACGCCATGGCCAGCCGCCCCGAGCTGCTCGACCGCCTGGTCACCGCGCTGCGCCGTCCCGGGGTCGACGGGGTGCTCGGCACCGCCGACGTCCTCGAGGACCTCCTGCTGCTCGGCGCGCTGGAGGGCAAGGTCGTCGTCTCGTCCATGAACCGGGGCGGGCTGCAGGGCTCGGTGTTCGAGCTGGACGACCGGCTGACCGGCTACGACGTGCGCGGCACCGTCGACGCCGGGTTCGAGGCCATCAAGATGCTCACCCGCATCGACCCGGCCGACCCCGCGTCGGTCGCCACGCTGGAGACCTGCGCGCAGGTGGTCACCGAGGCCAACCGGGCCGCGCTCGTCGCGATGGTCGAGCCGTTCTGGTCCCGGCGCGTCGACGGGCACGTGGTCAACGACCTGTCCCCCGAGGCCGTCATCCGGTCCGTGCACGTCGCCCAGGGCCTCGGCGCCTCCAGCGCCTACACCTGGATGAAGCTGCCCGTCGTCGACGAGATGGAGCGGGTGATGGAGGCGACGACGCTGCCGACGCTGCTGCTCGGCGGTGACCCGACGACCAGCCCGGACGAGACCTACGCGTCCTGGAAGGCGGCGCTGGAGCTGCCGTCGGTGCGCGGCCTGATCGTCGGGCGGGCCCTGCTGTACCCGGAGGACGGTGACGTCGGCGCGGCCGTCGACACCGCCGTCTCGCTCGTGCGGCCGCAGGAGGTGCGGGCCGCGTGA
- a CDS encoding CoA-acylating methylmalonate-semialdehyde dehydrogenase yields the protein MTSTLPKTDVPTLHHWAGGKRVEGTSGRFSDVTDPATGAVTAHLPLASADETAAVIATAKAAFPGWRDTSLTRRTQILFRFRELLNARAPELAALITAEHGKVASDAAGEVARGQEVVEFACGMPHLLKGSATENASTGVDVHSVRQPLGVVGIISPFNFPAMVPMWFFPVAIAAGNTVVLKPSEKVPSAALWIAELWREAGLPDGVFNVVGGDKTAVDTLLTSPDVKSISFVGSTPIARYVYETGTAHGKRVQALGGAKNHMVVLPDADLDLAADQAINAGFGSAGERCMAVSALVAVGDIADTLVGKIADRAEALRTGDGRRASDMGPLVTRAAQERVTGYIDAGVASGATLVVDGRTGEFDADAAPGTDGGFFVGPTLFDHVSTESSIYGDEIFGPVLSVIRVGTYAEAVDLVNANPYGNGTALFTNDGGAARRFQNEVEVGMIGINVPVPVPMAYYSFGGWKNSLFGDTHAHGTEGVHFFTRGKVVTTRWLDPGHAGVNLGFPTNT from the coding sequence ATGACGAGCACGCTCCCGAAGACCGACGTCCCGACGCTGCACCACTGGGCCGGCGGGAAGCGCGTCGAGGGCACCTCCGGGCGGTTCTCCGACGTGACCGACCCGGCCACCGGCGCGGTCACCGCACACCTGCCCCTCGCCTCGGCCGACGAGACCGCCGCGGTGATCGCCACCGCGAAGGCCGCGTTCCCGGGCTGGCGCGACACCAGCCTCACCCGCCGCACCCAGATCCTGTTCCGGTTCCGCGAGCTGCTCAACGCCCGCGCCCCGGAGCTGGCCGCGCTGATCACCGCCGAGCACGGCAAGGTCGCCTCCGACGCCGCGGGCGAGGTCGCCCGCGGCCAGGAGGTCGTCGAGTTCGCCTGCGGCATGCCGCACCTGCTCAAGGGCTCGGCCACCGAGAACGCCTCCACCGGCGTCGACGTCCACTCCGTGCGCCAGCCGCTCGGCGTCGTCGGGATCATCAGCCCGTTCAACTTCCCCGCGATGGTCCCGATGTGGTTCTTCCCCGTCGCGATCGCCGCGGGCAACACCGTGGTCCTCAAGCCGTCGGAGAAGGTCCCCTCCGCCGCCCTGTGGATCGCCGAGCTCTGGCGCGAGGCCGGCCTGCCCGACGGCGTGTTCAACGTCGTCGGCGGCGACAAGACCGCCGTCGACACCCTGCTCACCAGCCCGGACGTCAAGTCGATCTCGTTCGTCGGGTCCACCCCGATCGCCCGCTACGTCTACGAGACCGGCACCGCGCACGGCAAGCGCGTCCAGGCACTCGGCGGCGCGAAGAACCACATGGTCGTCCTGCCCGACGCCGACCTCGACCTCGCCGCCGACCAGGCGATCAACGCCGGGTTCGGCTCCGCCGGCGAGCGCTGCATGGCCGTCTCCGCACTGGTCGCCGTCGGCGACATCGCCGACACCCTCGTCGGCAAGATCGCCGACCGGGCCGAGGCACTGCGCACCGGCGACGGCCGCCGTGCCAGCGACATGGGACCGCTCGTCACCCGCGCCGCCCAGGAACGCGTCACCGGCTACATCGACGCCGGCGTCGCCTCCGGTGCCACCCTCGTCGTCGACGGCCGGACGGGCGAGTTCGACGCCGACGCCGCCCCCGGCACCGACGGCGGCTTCTTCGTCGGCCCCACCCTGTTCGACCACGTCTCCACCGAGTCGAGCATCTACGGCGACGAGATCTTCGGCCCCGTCCTGTCGGTGATCCGGGTCGGCACCTACGCCGAGGCCGTCGACCTGGTCAACGCCAACCCCTACGGCAACGGCACCGCCCTGTTCACCAACGACGGCGGCGCCGCCCGCCGCTTCCAGAACGAGGTCGAGGTCGGCATGATCGGCATCAACGTGCCCGTCCCCGTGCCGATGGCCTACTACAGCTTCGGCGGCTGGAAGAACTCGCTGTTCGGCGACACCCACGCCCACGGCACCGAGGGCGTCCACTTCTTCACCCGCGGCAAGGTCGTCACCACCCGCTGGCTCGACCCCGGCCACGCCGGTGTGAACCTGGGCTTCCCCACCAACACCTGA
- a CDS encoding Gfo/Idh/MocA family protein, with the protein MGDEIGIGVVGAGWMGHLHARAYARVPHHVPDLARRPRPVAVADPAAAAVADHRARYGFARGHARWEDLVADPEVEAVSCAAPNSRHREIGVAVAEAGKHLWIEKPVGLSTADTAAVADAVHRAGVCATVGFNYRMVPAVARAKRVIDEGTLGTLTHARFRLLTDFAADPYGVLSWRFTREHGGSGVLNDLAVHGADLVRFLVGDLTTVVADGERFVPRRPLAGAGASQYVRGDADSPTGEVENLDFVSVLGRTGAGSIVTLEASRVAAGDQNDYGFEIHGTRGLLSFDFRRPGELVVAAGDRYVDQPATTWAAAPGDGDFALFQPGAGNPTGFDDLKVSECAAFLAGIAEGRSGGATIDDALAAARVLDAVARSVDERAWIDVEH; encoded by the coding sequence GTGGGCGACGAGATCGGGATCGGCGTCGTCGGCGCCGGCTGGATGGGCCACCTGCACGCCCGCGCGTACGCCCGGGTCCCGCACCACGTCCCGGACCTCGCGCGGCGTCCCCGTCCGGTCGCGGTGGCCGATCCCGCGGCGGCGGCCGTGGCCGACCACCGGGCGCGCTACGGCTTCGCCCGCGGGCACGCCCGCTGGGAGGACCTGGTCGCCGACCCGGAGGTCGAGGCCGTCAGCTGCGCGGCGCCGAACAGCAGGCACCGGGAGATCGGTGTCGCCGTCGCCGAGGCCGGCAAGCACCTCTGGATCGAGAAGCCGGTCGGGCTGTCCACGGCGGACACCGCCGCCGTCGCCGACGCGGTGCACCGGGCCGGGGTGTGCGCGACCGTCGGCTTCAACTACCGGATGGTCCCGGCCGTCGCCCGCGCGAAGCGGGTCATCGACGAGGGCACCCTCGGCACGCTCACGCACGCCCGGTTCCGGCTGCTCACCGACTTCGCCGCCGACCCGTACGGCGTGCTGAGCTGGCGGTTCACCCGGGAGCACGGCGGCTCCGGCGTGCTCAACGACCTCGCCGTGCACGGCGCCGACCTGGTCCGGTTCCTGGTCGGCGACCTCACCACGGTCGTCGCCGACGGTGAGCGGTTCGTCCCGCGGCGCCCGCTCGCCGGGGCGGGGGCGAGCCAGTACGTCCGGGGCGACGCGGACTCCCCCACGGGTGAGGTGGAGAACCTGGACTTCGTCTCGGTCCTCGGCCGGACCGGGGCCGGGTCGATCGTCACGCTGGAGGCCAGCCGGGTCGCCGCCGGCGACCAGAACGACTACGGGTTCGAGATCCACGGGACGCGGGGCCTCCTCTCGTTCGACTTCCGGCGGCCGGGCGAGCTCGTCGTCGCGGCCGGGGACCGCTACGTCGACCAGCCGGCGACCACCTGGGCCGCCGCTCCCGGCGACGGCGACTTCGCGCTGTTCCAGCCGGGCGCGGGCAACCCGACCGGCTTCGACGACCTCAAGGTGTCGGAGTGCGCGGCGTTCCTGGCCGGCATCGCCGAGGGGCGCAGCGGCGGCGCCACCATCGACGACGCCCTGGCCGCGGCCCGGGTGCTCGACGCCGTCGCACGGTCGGTCGACGAACGCGCCTGGATCGACGTCGAGCACTGA
- the iolB gene encoding 5-deoxy-glucuronate isomerase, with protein MKGNDEYVIPAGSAPADGYELEVTQGTAGWEHSSLRILALPAGGSRTVDTAGEEMFLVPLSGSATVTRGAESIVLAGRAGVFEGPTDFAYLPVRSAVSVTSEAGGRFALCGARTERELPFRHGPRSDVPVELRGAGQSSRQVRNFGAAGVFEAASAICVEVVTPGGNWSSYPAHKHDEAGPHECELEEIYYFEIAPGPAGQPGLGFHRTSSSPGNDIDVLVEVRDRDTVLVPWGWHGPCAAAPGHDMYYLNVMAGPGEERAWRISDHPDQAWVRDTWADQEIDTRLTGGQ; from the coding sequence GTGAAGGGGAACGACGAGTACGTGATCCCGGCGGGATCCGCCCCGGCCGACGGCTACGAGCTGGAGGTCACCCAGGGGACGGCGGGCTGGGAGCACTCCAGCCTGCGGATCCTGGCCCTGCCCGCGGGCGGATCGCGCACCGTGGACACCGCGGGCGAGGAGATGTTCCTCGTCCCGCTGTCCGGCTCGGCGACGGTCACCCGCGGCGCGGAGTCCATCGTGCTGGCCGGGCGGGCCGGTGTGTTCGAGGGCCCGACCGACTTCGCCTACCTCCCGGTCCGGTCCGCGGTCTCCGTGACCTCGGAGGCCGGCGGCCGGTTCGCCCTCTGCGGGGCGCGCACCGAGCGGGAGCTGCCGTTCCGCCACGGCCCCCGGTCCGACGTCCCGGTGGAGCTGCGCGGGGCCGGGCAGTCGTCGCGGCAGGTGCGCAACTTCGGCGCCGCCGGGGTGTTCGAGGCCGCGTCGGCGATCTGCGTCGAGGTGGTGACCCCGGGCGGGAACTGGTCGAGCTACCCCGCGCACAAGCACGACGAGGCCGGTCCGCACGAGTGCGAGCTGGAGGAGATCTACTACTTCGAGATCGCCCCCGGCCCCGCCGGGCAGCCGGGCCTCGGCTTCCACCGCACCTCCAGCTCCCCCGGGAACGACATCGACGTCCTCGTCGAGGTGCGCGACCGGGACACCGTGCTCGTCCCGTGGGGCTGGCACGGCCCGTGCGCCGCCGCTCCCGGGCACGACATGTACTACCTCAACGTGATGGCGGGCCCGGGCGAGGAACGGGCCTGGCGGATCAGCGACCATCCCGACCAGGCCTGGGTCCGCGACACGTGGGCGGACCAGGAGATCGACACCCGGCTCACCGGAGGCCAGTGA
- a CDS encoding sugar porter family MFS transporter → MSAHGATNTPAGLPPDVRGPHSARLGLITVIATFGGLLFGYDTGVINGALEPLTRDLGLTPLTEGFVVSILIFGAAFGALFGGMLSDRHGRRHNILLLAVVFMIGTIGCVLAPNWQVLALFRLILGLAVGGASATVPVYLAEIAPVERRGGLVTRNEVMIVSGQFAAFVVNALIYNVWGEIDWIWRVMLLVAVAPAIVLFVGMLRMPESPRWLVAQGRVDEALAVLRQVRSTERAEAEMAEVHRLAEEETTARTGGATDLGVRWIRRLILIGAGLGVFQQATGINSIMYYGTQLLADAGFSANAAILANTLNGLFSVLGITVGILLINKIGRRRMLVGGFVLTTTFHVLVGLSALLLPDGPAKAWFILVFVVAFVFCMQGTIGPLVWLILSEIYPLKIRSLAIGISVFVLWIANALVALLFPPVVEAIGIANSFFLFAALGVAAIVFTVRTVPETRGRTLEQLEAEFRSRYA, encoded by the coding sequence ATGAGCGCTCACGGCGCGACGAACACTCCCGCCGGTCTGCCCCCGGACGTCCGCGGGCCGCACTCGGCACGCCTCGGCCTGATCACCGTCATCGCCACGTTCGGCGGGCTGCTGTTCGGCTACGACACCGGCGTCATCAACGGAGCGCTGGAGCCGCTCACCCGCGATCTGGGCCTGACCCCGCTCACCGAGGGCTTCGTCGTCAGCATCCTGATCTTCGGTGCGGCGTTCGGCGCCCTGTTCGGCGGGATGCTGTCCGACCGGCACGGCCGGCGGCACAACATCCTGCTGCTCGCCGTCGTGTTCATGATCGGGACGATCGGGTGCGTCCTCGCCCCGAACTGGCAGGTCCTCGCCCTGTTCCGGCTGATCCTGGGCCTGGCCGTCGGTGGCGCGTCGGCGACCGTCCCCGTCTACCTGGCCGAGATCGCCCCGGTGGAGCGGCGCGGCGGCCTGGTCACCCGGAACGAGGTCATGATCGTCTCCGGCCAGTTCGCCGCGTTCGTGGTCAACGCCCTGATCTACAACGTGTGGGGCGAGATCGACTGGATCTGGCGGGTCATGCTGCTCGTCGCCGTCGCCCCCGCGATCGTGCTGTTCGTCGGGATGCTGCGGATGCCGGAGAGCCCGCGCTGGCTGGTCGCGCAGGGCCGTGTGGACGAGGCGCTCGCCGTCCTCAGGCAGGTGCGCAGCACCGAGCGGGCCGAGGCCGAGATGGCGGAGGTGCACCGGCTCGCCGAGGAGGAGACGACCGCCCGCACCGGCGGCGCCACCGATCTCGGTGTGCGCTGGATCCGCAGGCTCATCCTCATCGGCGCCGGGCTGGGCGTCTTCCAGCAGGCCACCGGTATCAACTCGATCATGTACTACGGCACCCAGCTGCTCGCCGACGCGGGTTTCTCGGCCAACGCCGCGATCCTGGCCAACACCCTCAACGGGCTGTTCTCGGTCCTGGGCATCACCGTCGGCATCCTGCTGATCAACAAGATCGGCCGCAGGCGGATGCTCGTCGGCGGGTTCGTGCTGACCACGACGTTCCACGTCCTGGTCGGGCTCTCGGCGCTGCTGCTGCCCGACGGGCCGGCGAAGGCCTGGTTCATCCTGGTGTTCGTCGTGGCGTTCGTGTTCTGCATGCAGGGCACGATCGGGCCGCTGGTCTGGCTGATCCTGTCCGAGATCTACCCGCTGAAGATCCGCAGCCTCGCGATCGGCATCAGCGTGTTCGTGCTCTGGATCGCGAACGCCCTGGTGGCGCTGCTGTTCCCGCCGGTCGTCGAGGCCATCGGCATCGCCAACTCGTTCTTCCTGTTCGCGGCGCTCGGCGTCGCCGCGATCGTCTTCACCGTCCGCACGGTCCCGGAGACCCGGGGCCGCACCCTGGAGCAGCTCGAGGCCGAGTTCCGCTCCCGCTACGCCTGA
- the iolD gene encoding 3D-(3,5/4)-trihydroxycyclohexane-1,2-dione acylhydrolase (decyclizing) encodes MPETIRLTVAQATVRFLGAQYGERDGMRQKLFEGCFGIFGHGNVAGLGQALLQAELHDPDLLPYVLGRNEQAMVHTAVAYARANDRLRTWAVSSSVGPGATNMVTGAALATINRLPVLLLPADTFADRAASPLLQELERPDAGDVTVNDAFRPVSAYFDRVWRPEQLPAALLSAMRVLTDPAATGAVTVCFPQDVQAQAHDWPVELFAERTWHVARPRPESWAVDQAAEIIRGARRPLVVAGGGVHYSAAADALAAFCAATGIPAGQSQAGKGTLVWDHPQCLGAIGSTGTTAANAIAADADVVIGIGTRYSDFTTASRTAFRNPDVRFVNVNVAPIDAVKHSGVSVVADARETLTELTARLDGHRVADGYAAEYTRLDAEWAATVDAAFHPAVPARGTGGLLTQNEVIGLVNDLSDPRDVVVCAAGSMPGDLHKLWQTRDAKGYHVEYGYSCMGYEVAGGLGVALACPDRDVFVMVGDGSYLMMATELATAVQEGIKVITVLVQNHGFASIGALSEELGSQRFGTRYRYRSAGSGRLDGDRLPLDLAANAESFGLRVIRTHTPAEFADAIKAAKAADDSTVIHVETDPLIGAPDSASWWDVPVSEVSELDSTRSARTVYDGHKATQRPYLRPSSS; translated from the coding sequence ATGCCCGAGACGATCCGGCTCACCGTCGCCCAGGCGACCGTGCGGTTCCTGGGCGCGCAGTACGGCGAGCGCGACGGCATGCGGCAGAAGCTGTTCGAGGGCTGCTTCGGCATCTTCGGCCACGGCAACGTCGCGGGCCTCGGCCAGGCGCTGCTGCAGGCCGAGCTGCACGACCCGGACCTGCTGCCCTACGTGCTGGGCCGCAACGAGCAGGCGATGGTGCACACCGCCGTCGCCTACGCCCGGGCGAACGACCGGCTGCGGACCTGGGCGGTGTCCTCCAGCGTCGGGCCGGGCGCGACCAACATGGTCACCGGTGCCGCGCTGGCGACGATCAACCGGCTGCCCGTGCTGCTGCTGCCCGCCGACACCTTCGCCGACCGCGCCGCGTCGCCGCTGCTGCAGGAGCTGGAACGCCCCGACGCCGGCGACGTCACCGTGAACGACGCGTTCCGGCCGGTCTCGGCGTACTTCGACCGGGTGTGGCGCCCCGAGCAGCTGCCGGCCGCACTGCTGTCGGCGATGCGGGTGCTCACCGACCCGGCCGCCACCGGGGCCGTCACCGTCTGCTTCCCGCAGGACGTGCAGGCCCAGGCCCACGACTGGCCGGTCGAACTGTTCGCCGAGCGCACCTGGCACGTCGCCCGCCCCCGGCCCGAGTCGTGGGCCGTCGACCAGGCCGCGGAGATCATCCGCGGCGCGCGGCGGCCGCTCGTCGTCGCCGGGGGCGGGGTGCACTACTCCGCCGCCGCCGACGCCCTGGCCGCGTTCTGCGCCGCGACCGGGATCCCGGCCGGGCAGAGCCAGGCGGGCAAGGGCACACTCGTGTGGGACCACCCGCAGTGCCTCGGCGCCATCGGGTCCACCGGCACCACCGCGGCGAACGCGATCGCCGCCGACGCCGACGTGGTGATCGGGATCGGCACCCGCTACTCCGACTTCACCACCGCCAGCCGCACCGCGTTCCGGAACCCGGACGTGCGGTTCGTCAACGTCAACGTCGCGCCGATCGACGCGGTGAAGCACTCCGGGGTCTCGGTCGTCGCCGACGCCCGCGAGACGCTCACCGAGCTCACCGCCCGGCTCGACGGCCACCGCGTCGCCGACGGCTACGCCGCGGAGTACACCCGGCTCGACGCCGAGTGGGCCGCCACCGTCGACGCCGCGTTCCACCCCGCGGTACCCGCGCGCGGCACCGGCGGCCTGCTGACCCAGAACGAGGTCATCGGCCTGGTGAACGACCTGTCCGACCCGCGCGACGTCGTCGTGTGCGCAGCCGGGTCGATGCCCGGTGACCTGCACAAGCTGTGGCAGACCCGGGACGCGAAGGGCTACCACGTCGAGTACGGCTACTCCTGCATGGGCTACGAGGTCGCGGGCGGCCTCGGCGTCGCGCTCGCCTGCCCGGACCGCGACGTGTTCGTCATGGTCGGCGACGGCTCGTACCTCATGATGGCCACCGAGCTCGCCACGGCCGTGCAGGAGGGCATCAAGGTGATCACCGTGCTGGTGCAGAACCACGGCTTCGCCTCCATCGGCGCGCTGTCCGAGGAGCTCGGCTCGCAGCGGTTCGGCACCCGCTACCGCTACCGCTCGGCCGGCTCCGGACGGCTCGACGGCGACCGGCTCCCGCTGGACCTCGCCGCCAACGCCGAGAGCTTCGGGCTGCGGGTGATCCGCACGCACACCCCGGCCGAGTTCGCCGACGCGATCAAGGCCGCCAAGGCCGCCGACGACAGCACCGTGATCCACGTCGAGACCGACCCGCTGATCGGCGCCCCGGACTCGGCGTCCTGGTGGGACGTCCCGGTGTCCGAGGTCAGCGAGCTCGACTCGACACGGTCCGCCCGCACGGTCTACGACGGGCACAAGGCCACCCAGCGCCCGTACCTGCGCCCCAGCAGCTCCTGA